In a genomic window of Candidatus Hydrogenedentota bacterium:
- a CDS encoding ATP-dependent Clp protease ATP-binding subunit gives MLDDSAAICCQRNHVFVGVDHLFDAIIDSPQLLPPAFAQRHLGDLQKVAREVGRQGWRGATNAMSGELFYTPRCANALSNASKLADRMRQGAARSGHLLIAILGDPQSAPSRVMDNMQIPRGELLKLLRNELLKMAPLGPPPRAMTHPPSPAQPQGAAPAPAFREDAAPAADRAETPGGLVIENITRDLTQAAREGKLEPAIGRDEEIFEILQILARKGKNNVMLLGEAGVGKTQIIEGMALAGAQGAMGGMLSNYRFLELNIGALMSGTQYRGAFEEKVLALIEQLKRSPEIVLFIDEVHLIMGAGSTDGDSMDVANLLKPALARGELRCIGATTLNEYRKFVEKDPAIERRFQMVRVEQLSESATLQVLAKLRPSLENHHRVKISSRAIEAAVALTQRYMPNRNLPDKAIDVLDQACARYRLKVIAAANNPAMLQGTMLPGAGGQEKVTPHDIRKVVSQLTSIPIEEMTSQERLFLSDLERRLKQQLIGQDEAVSKAVAAVKQSRAGLADPNRPQGVMLFLGPSGVGKTQLAKLLADALFGSVNHLITFDMSEYTEEHTVSRLLGAPPGYVGADEEGRLSAAVRNAPFSILLFDEIEKAHPRIFDIFLPIFDEGRLKDSHGRDINFKNCFIILTSNIGAEILRRSESDADRKQLMEELRGHFRPEFINRIDEIIPFYPLLFEDVRSILQLSLRDLQNRLKEKNIGLRVYQRAYEHLAKEGYSPEYGARELRRAVSRLIISPVSDMMIDGKFQAGDTIHVVMEDGKLTFRKDAPSMNGGA, from the coding sequence TTGCTGGATGATAGCGCGGCGATTTGCTGCCAGCGGAATCATGTGTTCGTCGGGGTGGACCACCTGTTTGACGCCATTATAGACTCGCCGCAACTGCTTCCGCCGGCCTTTGCGCAGCGCCATCTCGGCGATCTTCAGAAAGTGGCTCGCGAAGTGGGCCGTCAGGGGTGGCGGGGCGCTACCAATGCCATGAGCGGAGAATTGTTTTACACGCCGCGCTGTGCGAATGCGCTTAGCAACGCATCCAAACTGGCGGATCGCATGCGGCAGGGCGCTGCGCGGTCCGGGCACTTGCTCATCGCAATTCTTGGCGATCCCCAGAGCGCCCCCAGCCGCGTGATGGACAACATGCAGATCCCGCGCGGAGAACTGCTCAAACTGCTCCGGAATGAACTACTCAAGATGGCGCCGCTGGGGCCGCCACCCCGGGCCATGACGCATCCGCCTTCTCCTGCACAACCCCAGGGCGCCGCGCCCGCGCCGGCGTTTCGGGAAGATGCCGCGCCCGCGGCCGATCGCGCCGAAACGCCCGGCGGCTTGGTCATTGAAAATATTACGCGGGATCTGACGCAGGCCGCCCGTGAGGGCAAATTGGAACCCGCCATCGGACGAGATGAGGAAATATTCGAAATTCTCCAGATTCTCGCCCGAAAGGGCAAAAACAATGTGATGCTGCTGGGTGAGGCGGGTGTCGGAAAGACCCAGATCATCGAGGGCATGGCGCTGGCAGGGGCCCAGGGCGCCATGGGCGGCATGCTCAGTAATTACCGGTTCCTCGAATTGAACATCGGCGCGTTGATGTCGGGCACGCAGTACCGCGGCGCATTCGAGGAGAAAGTGCTGGCCTTGATCGAACAACTCAAGCGTTCGCCTGAAATCGTATTGTTCATTGACGAGGTGCACCTGATCATGGGCGCCGGTTCGACGGACGGCGATTCGATGGACGTGGCGAATCTGCTCAAGCCGGCCCTTGCCCGCGGAGAATTGCGCTGCATCGGCGCGACCACGCTCAACGAATACCGCAAGTTCGTCGAAAAGGATCCCGCCATCGAACGGCGATTCCAGATGGTCCGCGTCGAGCAATTGTCCGAATCTGCAACCCTGCAGGTGTTGGCGAAATTGCGGCCGTCGCTTGAAAATCACCATCGTGTCAAGATCAGCAGCCGCGCCATCGAGGCGGCCGTGGCATTGACGCAGCGCTATATGCCCAACCGCAATCTGCCGGACAAGGCCATTGACGTGCTTGATCAGGCCTGTGCGCGGTACCGCCTCAAAGTCATCGCCGCGGCGAACAATCCGGCTATGCTGCAAGGCACGATGCTGCCCGGCGCGGGAGGCCAGGAAAAGGTCACGCCACACGACATTCGCAAGGTCGTCAGCCAATTGACCTCGATTCCCATCGAGGAAATGACCTCGCAGGAGCGGTTGTTCCTGAGCGATCTCGAACGGCGTCTCAAGCAGCAACTTATTGGACAGGACGAGGCCGTATCGAAAGCCGTGGCGGCGGTCAAGCAATCGCGCGCCGGTTTGGCCGATCCTAACCGGCCCCAGGGCGTGATGTTGTTCCTCGGACCGTCGGGCGTCGGAAAGACCCAACTCGCCAAACTGCTGGCCGATGCGCTTTTTGGTTCGGTCAATCATTTAATTACGTTCGACATGTCCGAGTATACCGAGGAACATACCGTATCGAGATTGCTGGGCGCGCCGCCCGGTTATGTCGGGGCCGACGAGGAAGGGCGGTTGAGCGCCGCCGTGCGCAACGCCCCGTTCTCGATATTGCTCTTCGACGAAATCGAGAAGGCGCATCCACGCATTTTCGACATTTTCCTTCCCATATTCGACGAGGGACGCCTGAAGGACTCGCATGGGCGCGACATCAATTTTAAAAATTGCTTCATCATCCTGACATCCAACATCGGTGCGGAAATCCTTCGGCGGTCTGAATCCGACGCCGATCGCAAGCAACTCATGGAAGAACTTCGTGGCCATTTTCGCCCGGAGTTCATCAACCGGATAGACGAAATCATTCCATTCTATCCGCTGCTATTCGAGGACGTGCGCAGCATTTTGCAATTGTCGCTGCGTGATTTGCAGAACCGGCTCAAGGAAAAAAACATCGGTCTGAGAGTCTATCAGCGGGCCTACGAGCATCTGGCGAAGGAAGGCTACAGTCCCGAATACGGCGCCCGCGAACTTCGCCGCGCGGTCAGCCGGTTGATCATTTCGCCGGTCAGCGACATGATGATTGACGGGAAATTCCAGGCCGGCGACACGATTCATGTCGTGATGGAAGACGGCAAGTTGACGTTTCGGAAGGATGCGCCTTCCATGAACGGGGGAGCCTGA
- a CDS encoding transketolase, with translation MALTEAERSALRKQAVKIRRDIVDVTGWAGGSHIGGSLSMTDILTILYWKYMRIDPANPDWDDRDRFVLSKGHGGVGHAVVLANRGYLDPESLKEFNHFGSSYGMHLDSLKVRGVDASTGSMGHGLSQAVGMALGLRLRKKPQTVYCVCGDGECNEGSIWEAAMSASHYKLGNLIGFVDRNSLMIDGRTEDIMSLEPLAKKWEAFGWKTREIDGHDFDQLANAIEEGLAYKEGPFMIVAKTVKGKGVDFMENEAAWHYGGLSAELIEKAKASIGTGE, from the coding sequence ATGGCATTGACGGAAGCGGAACGGAGCGCGTTGCGCAAGCAGGCGGTAAAAATTCGGCGCGACATTGTGGACGTAACCGGCTGGGCAGGCGGATCGCACATCGGCGGATCGCTCAGCATGACGGATATCCTCACCATTCTCTATTGGAAATACATGCGCATCGATCCCGCGAATCCCGATTGGGACGACCGGGACCGGTTCGTGCTGAGCAAGGGCCACGGCGGGGTGGGACATGCGGTCGTCCTGGCCAACCGGGGCTATCTCGATCCGGAATCACTCAAGGAATTCAACCATTTCGGATCGAGTTACGGCATGCACTTGGACAGCCTCAAGGTCCGGGGGGTGGATGCTTCCACCGGCTCGATGGGCCATGGACTATCACAGGCGGTCGGCATGGCGCTCGGCCTGCGCCTGCGCAAGAAGCCCCAAACCGTCTATTGCGTGTGCGGCGACGGCGAGTGCAATGAAGGTTCGATTTGGGAGGCGGCCATGTCGGCATCGCATTACAAACTGGGCAACCTGATCGGATTTGTGGACCGCAACAGTCTGATGATTGACGGGCGCACCGAGGACATCATGAGTCTCGAACCGCTCGCGAAGAAGTGGGAGGCGTTCGGCTGGAAAACGCGGGAAATTGACGGACACGACTTCGATCAGTTGGCGAACGCCATCGAGGAAGGTCTCGCATACAAGGAAGGGCCGTTCATGATTGTGGCAAAAACGGTCAAGGGCAAGGGCGTTGATTTCATGGAAAACGAAGCGGCATGGCATTACGGCGGCCTGAGCGCCGAATTGATCGAAAAGGCCAAAGCATCCATCGGGACCGGGGAGTAA
- a CDS encoding transketolase C-terminal domain-containing protein translates to MSKEGLTWTVYDADKLSQAEIYGLTLCDLGEAYPEIVGLSADLAKSTKIGAFGKKFPERFFNFGIAEENMFAVGAGMAKVGLTPFISTFSAFASMRACEFLRTDICYQRLNCKIIATHGGTSFGPAGATHHAIEDLSIVRAFPNLTVIVPADGIETAKAVRACMDIQGPVYIRIGRGFEPRAYDSEDYHFEIGKAVEMHPGTDITVIACGVSVLHAVQAAKILKEDDGLSVRVLNLHTIKPIDKEAILKAVVETRRIVTFEDHNVIGGMGTAVADVIAESGKGCAFQKVGIPDEFTVIGYPEDVHNYYKIDTDGIIEKVREVMGRDFEEDEDWEDEI, encoded by the coding sequence ATGAGCAAAGAAGGATTGACTTGGACCGTTTACGATGCGGACAAACTGAGCCAAGCCGAAATCTACGGCCTCACGTTGTGCGACCTCGGCGAGGCGTATCCGGAAATCGTCGGCCTGTCCGCCGACCTCGCAAAGTCAACCAAAATCGGCGCTTTCGGCAAAAAATTTCCTGAACGCTTTTTCAATTTCGGCATCGCCGAGGAAAACATGTTTGCGGTGGGCGCCGGCATGGCCAAAGTGGGCCTTACGCCGTTCATCTCGACCTTCTCGGCGTTTGCCTCGATGCGCGCCTGCGAATTTCTTCGGACAGACATCTGCTATCAGCGGCTGAACTGCAAAATCATCGCGACGCACGGAGGCACCTCGTTCGGTCCCGCCGGCGCCACACATCATGCCATCGAAGACCTTTCGATCGTGCGGGCGTTTCCAAACCTCACGGTCATCGTTCCCGCCGACGGCATCGAGACGGCCAAGGCCGTCCGCGCTTGCATGGACATTCAGGGACCGGTCTACATTCGCATTGGACGGGGCTTCGAGCCGCGCGCCTATGATTCGGAAGATTACCATTTCGAAATCGGCAAGGCGGTCGAGATGCATCCGGGCACGGATATCACGGTGATAGCGTGCGGCGTATCGGTGCTGCACGCCGTCCAGGCCGCGAAAATCCTGAAGGAAGACGATGGACTCAGCGTGCGCGTTTTGAACCTGCACACGATCAAGCCGATCGACAAGGAAGCCATCCTGAAGGCCGTGGTTGAAACGCGCCGCATTGTCACGTTTGAAGACCATAACGTCATCGGCGGCATGGGCACGGCCGTGGCGGACGTCATCGCGGAAAGCGGGAAGGGTTGCGCATTCCAGAAAGTGGGCATTCCGGATGAATTTACCGTGATTGGCTATCCGGAAGACGTGCACAATTATTATAAAATTGACACGGACGGCATCATTGAGAAAGTCCGGGAAGTCATGGGCAGGGATTTTGAGGAAGACGAAGACTGGGAAGACGAGATATAG
- the gnd gene encoding decarboxylating NADP(+)-dependent phosphogluconate dehydrogenase, translated as MAKMDMGLIGLAVMGENLVLNMESKGFSVAVFNRTVSKVDDFVNGRGKGKNIVGCHSIEELCANLKTPRKIMLMVKAGKAVDDFIELLLPHLDPGDIVIDGGNSHFPDTIRRTQYLEGKGFRYIGTGVSGGEEGALLGPSIMPGGSPSAWEHVKPVLQAIAAKTADGTPCCDWVGEGGAGHFVKMVHNGIEYGDMQMICETYHLMKQALGMSNAEMHKVFAEWNAAELDSYLIEITRDILGYKDEEGNEVVDLILDTAGQKGTGKWTVIAALDEGQPLTLIGEAVFARCLSAIKEERVAAAKVFKPVDAKFDGDKDAFVNDLRKALYASKIVSYAQGYQLMRAAAKTYGWNLNYGGIALMWRGGCIIRSAFLGKIKEAFDRNPELGNLLMDPFFKNVVEEAQPAWRRVVTTAVTLGIPAPALGSALAYFDAYRSERLPANLLQAQRDYFGAHTYERVDKPRGEYFHTNWTGRGGSTSASTYVV; from the coding sequence ATGGCAAAGATGGACATGGGGCTGATTGGATTGGCGGTCATGGGCGAGAATCTCGTCCTAAACATGGAATCCAAAGGATTCAGCGTGGCGGTGTTCAACCGCACGGTGTCAAAAGTGGACGACTTCGTGAACGGCCGCGGCAAGGGGAAAAACATCGTGGGCTGCCACAGCATCGAGGAGTTGTGCGCCAACTTGAAAACACCGCGCAAGATCATGCTGATGGTCAAGGCCGGAAAGGCCGTGGACGATTTCATCGAACTTCTGCTTCCGCATCTCGACCCCGGCGACATTGTGATAGACGGCGGCAACAGCCATTTCCCGGACACCATTCGCCGCACGCAATATCTTGAAGGCAAGGGGTTCCGGTACATCGGCACGGGCGTTTCGGGCGGCGAGGAAGGCGCACTCCTTGGCCCCTCGATTATGCCCGGCGGATCGCCAAGCGCGTGGGAACACGTAAAGCCCGTATTGCAGGCGATCGCGGCCAAAACGGCCGACGGCACGCCGTGCTGCGACTGGGTCGGCGAAGGCGGCGCGGGCCATTTCGTCAAAATGGTCCACAACGGCATCGAATACGGCGACATGCAGATGATCTGCGAAACTTACCATCTCATGAAACAGGCGCTGGGCATGTCGAACGCCGAAATGCACAAAGTCTTCGCGGAATGGAACGCGGCGGAACTCGACTCGTATCTCATCGAAATCACGCGCGACATTCTCGGATACAAGGACGAGGAGGGCAACGAGGTTGTTGACCTCATACTCGACACCGCGGGCCAGAAAGGCACGGGAAAGTGGACCGTCATCGCCGCGCTCGACGAGGGCCAGCCGTTGACGCTCATCGGCGAGGCGGTCTTTGCGCGGTGCCTGTCGGCCATCAAGGAAGAGCGTGTCGCGGCCGCCAAGGTGTTCAAGCCGGTGGACGCAAAATTCGACGGCGACAAGGATGCGTTTGTCAACGACCTGCGCAAGGCCCTCTATGCATCGAAGATCGTGAGTTACGCGCAAGGCTACCAACTCATGCGCGCCGCCGCAAAGACCTACGGATGGAACCTCAATTATGGCGGGATCGCGTTGATGTGGCGAGGGGGGTGCATTATCCGCAGCGCATTCCTCGGCAAAATCAAGGAAGCGTTCGATCGCAATCCGGAACTCGGCAACCTGCTCATGGATCCCTTTTTCAAGAATGTCGTGGAAGAGGCGCAACCTGCCTGGCGCCGCGTTGTCACGACCGCCGTCACGCTGGGCATTCCGGCGCCGGCCCTCGGGTCGGCTCTTGCCTATTTCGACGCCTACCGAAGCGAACGGCTGCCGGCCAATCTCCTGCAGGCGCAGCGGGACTACTTCGGCGCGCATACCTATGAGCGCGTGGACAAGCCCCGCGGTGAGTATTTCCACACCAATTGGACCGGACGCGGCGGTTCCACATCCGCTTCCACCTATGTAGTCTGA
- a CDS encoding sulfatase-like hydrolase/transferase produces MMVIGCAVCALVLAGCAQPAQPIRLLKSAAGYNVAIIVIDALRADHVGAYGYHRNTTPFLDSLAAQGLVFERASSHSTFTRESVSAILSGVLPSENPVGMGWFAKPDPDRKNIAELFAETGYRTGFFSDTPVFEEPVFAKGFSDYERLPTPWGASGSGMDLSKRALAFTGNASDKPFMMYLHYLDPHDPYEPPDAFYLRFAKERFPNPINVMQEVRPVCHELIKQGFGPGEARFDDMVLRYDAEIAEQDAAIEALFRGMAQQGVLDKTIVIITSDHGEEFLDHDFVEHAWTVYEEVLHVPLILWRPGVAPAGRIADRVKLVDLLPTLTRALGVRCDRTDLAGEAWFVERDGQWVFAPPSKPIIAEMMLETRGNVRALIHNGYKYIASPKWLTPEGCAEATKQQKLWIAQCRVGTFAKTDPFGPTVYEALYDLRADPREKNNILANNPAQARELKAMLDAYVAECAKRPHRSEPPPPAELTPEMRKQLEDLGYF; encoded by the coding sequence ATGATGGTAATAGGATGCGCGGTCTGCGCATTGGTTCTGGCCGGTTGCGCGCAACCCGCACAGCCGATCCGGCTCCTGAAATCCGCCGCCGGATACAATGTCGCGATCATCGTGATTGACGCGCTGCGCGCGGACCACGTGGGCGCGTATGGTTATCATCGCAACACGACGCCCTTTTTGGATTCCCTGGCCGCGCAGGGACTTGTGTTCGAGCGGGCCTCCTCGCATTCGACTTTCACGCGCGAATCCGTTTCGGCGATTTTATCCGGCGTGTTGCCCTCGGAAAATCCCGTGGGCATGGGATGGTTTGCCAAGCCCGATCCGGATCGGAAAAACATCGCGGAACTTTTTGCCGAAACCGGCTATCGAACCGGATTTTTCTCGGATACGCCGGTCTTCGAGGAGCCGGTTTTCGCGAAAGGGTTCAGCGATTACGAACGACTGCCGACGCCGTGGGGCGCAAGCGGATCGGGCATGGACTTGTCGAAACGCGCCTTGGCCTTCACGGGAAACGCATCGGACAAACCGTTCATGATGTACCTGCATTACCTCGACCCGCACGATCCCTACGAGCCGCCCGACGCGTTCTATCTGCGTTTCGCGAAAGAACGGTTTCCAAACCCCATCAATGTCATGCAGGAAGTACGGCCGGTCTGCCATGAGTTGATCAAGCAGGGATTCGGACCCGGAGAAGCGCGGTTTGACGACATGGTGCTGCGCTATGACGCCGAAATCGCCGAGCAGGACGCCGCCATCGAGGCGCTCTTCCGCGGGATGGCCCAACAGGGCGTGCTCGACAAGACCATCGTCATCATAACCTCGGACCACGGCGAGGAATTTCTCGATCACGATTTCGTGGAGCATGCTTGGACAGTCTATGAGGAGGTCCTGCATGTGCCGCTGATTCTGTGGCGGCCGGGCGTGGCGCCGGCGGGCCGGATAGCCGATCGCGTGAAACTGGTGGATCTCCTTCCGACGCTGACACGGGCGCTCGGCGTGCGTTGCGACCGGACGGATCTTGCGGGGGAAGCGTGGTTCGTCGAGCGCGACGGCCAATGGGTCTTTGCGCCGCCCTCAAAACCGATCATCGCCGAAATGATGCTTGAAACGCGCGGCAATGTCCGGGCGTTGATCCACAACGGCTACAAATACATCGCATCGCCGAAATGGTTGACCCCGGAAGGGTGCGCCGAGGCCACCAAACAGCAGAAACTGTGGATTGCGCAATGCCGCGTGGGAACCTTCGCGAAAACCGATCCCTTCGGCCCAACCGTGTATGAGGCGCTGTACGATCTTCGGGCCGATCCACGCGAAAAGAACAATATTCTGGCAAATAATCCGGCCCAGGCGCGTGAATTGAAAGCCATGCTCGACGCGTACGTGGCCGAATGCGCGAAACGGCCGCACCGATCGGAACCGCCACCGCCGGCCGAACTCACGCCCGAAATGCGAAAACAATTGGAAGATCTAGGGTATTTTTAA